A stretch of Acidovorax sp. RAC01 DNA encodes these proteins:
- a CDS encoding sensor domain-containing diguanylate cyclase, protein MLNHSLPSYAAVFRHLPDTVFLIDPQTSNILDCNEAALAQVGFAREEIVLHSVLSLQRDVVGIEQWSSIAQAIRDARGYYFIGQHRHKSGAEVPVEVHTSCFMHEGRELFLSIARDITQRVAMERNMADRDVQLGYALSEASDGLWDWNLVTNEVFFSPQLKRMLGYGPQEMPPELETWQRNVHPDDAAWVQRVLREHIEGLRERYDAEYRLRNRNGHYLWVHDRGRVCERDAERRPTRVVGMVENITDRKNTELALQELAAHDVLTGLLNRRECERILQQQLDLCKRLGVSMGVSLFDLDHFKEVNDRLGHAVGDAVLRGVAHVVKAQVRSSDYVFRWGGEEFLILCTDIGPCDLVALAEQVRRKLESSIWPELPVTGPVTCSFGVAVYPDDGNTVEELFMSADSAMYRAKANGRNRVESAATVQHAGCAEALSTAGQGGHALRVGGDGRRASDRAAPPTH, encoded by the coding sequence ATGCTGAACCATTCCCTGCCATCGTATGCGGCGGTATTCCGGCATCTGCCTGACACAGTCTTTCTGATAGACCCGCAGACATCCAATATCCTGGACTGCAACGAGGCCGCTTTGGCACAGGTCGGCTTCGCTCGGGAGGAGATCGTCCTGCATTCCGTGCTCAGCCTGCAGCGTGATGTGGTCGGCATCGAGCAGTGGAGCAGCATTGCCCAGGCCATCCGGGATGCGCGGGGCTACTACTTCATCGGGCAGCACCGCCACAAGAGCGGCGCGGAAGTGCCGGTCGAGGTGCATACCAGCTGTTTCATGCACGAGGGTCGCGAGCTGTTTCTGTCCATCGCGCGGGACATCACCCAGCGTGTGGCCATGGAGCGCAACATGGCAGACCGCGACGTGCAGCTGGGGTATGCGCTATCGGAAGCCTCCGATGGTCTCTGGGACTGGAATCTCGTCACCAACGAAGTGTTCTTCAGCCCCCAGCTCAAGCGCATGCTGGGCTACGGCCCGCAAGAGATGCCGCCCGAGCTGGAAACCTGGCAGCGCAACGTGCATCCGGATGATGCCGCGTGGGTGCAGCGCGTGCTTCGCGAACACATCGAAGGGCTGCGCGAGCGTTACGACGCCGAATACCGGTTGCGCAACCGGAACGGGCACTACCTCTGGGTGCATGACCGTGGGCGCGTTTGCGAACGCGATGCCGAGCGCCGCCCTACGCGTGTCGTTGGCATGGTCGAAAACATCACGGACCGCAAGAACACCGAACTCGCCTTGCAGGAGCTTGCCGCGCACGATGTGCTGACGGGCCTGCTCAACCGGCGCGAATGCGAGCGCATCCTGCAGCAGCAGCTGGACCTGTGCAAGCGGCTGGGTGTTTCGATGGGCGTCAGCCTCTTTGACCTGGACCATTTCAAGGAAGTCAATGATCGGCTGGGCCATGCCGTAGGGGATGCCGTGCTGCGCGGCGTTGCGCATGTGGTGAAGGCCCAGGTTCGCTCCAGCGACTATGTGTTCCGCTGGGGCGGGGAAGAATTCCTGATCCTGTGCACCGACATCGGACCGTGCGACCTGGTCGCGCTGGCCGAACAGGTGCGGCGCAAGCTGGAGAGTTCGATCTGGCCGGAGCTGCCGGTAACGGGGCCGGTGACCTGCAGTTTTGGCGTGGCCGTATACCCCGACGACGGCAACACGGTCGAGGAACTCTTCATGTCGGCCGATTCCGCCATGTACCGGGCCAAGGCCAATGGCCGGAACCGCGTGGAGAGTGCTGCCACCGTGCAGCACGCCGGATGCGCCGAGGCGCTGTCGACAGCGGGCCAGGGGGGGCATGCGCTGCGCGTGGGGGGCGATGGCCGCCGCGCCAGCGATCGCGCGGCGCCGCCAACGCATTGA
- the eda gene encoding bifunctional 4-hydroxy-2-oxoglutarate aldolase/2-dehydro-3-deoxy-phosphogluconate aldolase, with amino-acid sequence MNPTEIATHGPVIPVIVIDRVEDALPLAEALLAGGVKVLEVTLRTPAGLPSIEAIARSLPEAIVGVGTVLNADDARRASEAGARFAVSPGYTSAVGSACKGLNLPLLPGVATSSEIMTALADGLTFLKLFPAEAVGGIPLLKSWASPFGQVSFCPTGGITLATAPNYLGLPNVRCVGGSWLTPADAIRTGDWARITQLARETHALRGA; translated from the coding sequence ATGAACCCGACTGAAATCGCCACCCACGGCCCCGTCATCCCCGTCATCGTCATCGACCGCGTGGAAGACGCGCTCCCCCTGGCCGAGGCCCTGCTGGCCGGTGGCGTGAAGGTGCTGGAAGTCACGCTGCGCACCCCCGCAGGCCTGCCGTCCATCGAGGCCATCGCCCGCAGCCTGCCCGAAGCCATCGTGGGCGTGGGCACGGTGCTCAACGCCGACGACGCCCGCCGCGCCAGCGAGGCCGGTGCCCGCTTTGCCGTAAGCCCCGGCTACACGTCGGCGGTGGGCAGCGCCTGCAAGGGGCTCAACCTGCCGCTGCTGCCGGGCGTGGCGACATCCAGCGAAATCATGACGGCGCTGGCCGATGGACTGACGTTTCTCAAGCTCTTTCCGGCCGAGGCGGTGGGCGGCATCCCGCTGCTCAAGTCGTGGGCCAGCCCGTTTGGCCAGGTCAGCTTCTGCCCCACCGGTGGCATCACGCTGGCCACTGCGCCCAACTACCTGGGGCTGCCCAACGTGCGCTGCGTGGGCGGTTCGTGGCTGACGCCGGCCGATGCCATCCGCACCGGCGACTGGGCACGCATTACCCAACTGGCGCGCGAGACGCACGCGCTGCGCGGCGCCTGA
- a CDS encoding diguanylate cyclase, translating into MSLRLKFNLVLAGVLLLAAAGAGLYVHRFLQQQAIEEVHYKSQIMMHAAMAIRDYTTELVKPHLDVTLDEKFLPQTVPAFAATETLRRLQTRFPGYEYKEAVLNPTNLRDRANEWEERLITDFREGRADLKKEVTGEVGEGMHRAMYVARPITIKQAQCMACHSTPAIAPPTMLKVYGDQNGFGWKMNETVGIQVVKVPMYFPLEKARQTFHTVMAVLAASFVMLFVGLNLSLSSLVIGPMARLNSKLEDLATKDFLTDLVNRRRFFERLEAEMADTRIKKGSLSVVMFDIDFFKRINDTFGHDSGDVVLKSTALRVRELLRSSDCAARFGGEEFIILLKETPVDAAMAMAEAVRARIAGTPFDAVGHVSASFGVATWDHHEDSHALIKRADTALYVAKSSGRNCVVQAQEAV; encoded by the coding sequence ATGTCGTTGCGACTCAAATTCAACCTGGTGCTTGCCGGTGTGCTGCTGCTCGCAGCCGCAGGCGCGGGCCTGTACGTGCACCGCTTTTTGCAGCAGCAGGCGATCGAGGAAGTGCACTACAAATCGCAGATCATGATGCACGCTGCCATGGCCATCCGCGACTACACCACCGAGCTGGTCAAGCCGCATCTGGACGTGACGCTGGACGAGAAATTCCTGCCGCAGACCGTGCCCGCATTTGCCGCCACCGAGACGCTGCGTCGCCTGCAGACACGGTTTCCGGGCTACGAATACAAAGAGGCTGTGCTCAACCCCACCAACCTGCGCGACCGCGCCAACGAGTGGGAAGAGCGCCTCATCACGGATTTCCGCGAAGGCCGGGCCGACCTGAAAAAGGAGGTCACCGGTGAAGTCGGCGAGGGCATGCACCGCGCCATGTATGTGGCGCGCCCGATCACCATCAAGCAGGCGCAGTGCATGGCCTGCCACAGCACGCCCGCCATTGCGCCGCCCACCATGCTCAAGGTGTATGGCGACCAGAACGGCTTTGGCTGGAAGATGAACGAAACCGTGGGCATCCAGGTCGTGAAGGTGCCCATGTACTTCCCGCTGGAGAAGGCGCGCCAGACCTTCCACACCGTGATGGCCGTGCTGGCCGCGAGTTTCGTGATGCTGTTCGTGGGGCTCAACCTGTCGCTGTCGTCGCTGGTGATCGGCCCCATGGCACGGCTGAACAGCAAGCTGGAAGACCTGGCCACCAAGGACTTCCTGACCGACCTGGTCAACCGCCGCCGGTTCTTCGAGCGGCTGGAGGCCGAGATGGCCGATACCCGGATCAAGAAAGGCAGCCTGTCGGTGGTCATGTTCGACATCGACTTCTTCAAGCGCATCAACGACACCTTCGGGCACGACTCGGGCGATGTGGTGCTCAAGAGCACGGCGCTGCGCGTACGGGAACTGCTGCGGTCATCGGACTGCGCTGCGCGCTTTGGCGGCGAGGAATTCATCATCCTGCTCAAGGAAACGCCGGTAGATGCCGCCATGGCCATGGCCGAAGCGGTGCGCGCGCGCATTGCCGGCACACCGTTTGATGCCGTGGGCCATGTCAGCGCCAGCTTTGGTGTGGCCACCTGGGACCACCACGAAGACAGCCACGCACTCATCAAGCGGGCCGATACGGCGCTTTACGTGGCCAAGTCGAGCGGCCGCAATTGCGTTGTGCAGGCGCAGGAAGCGGTCTGA
- a CDS encoding bifunctional nicotinamide-nucleotide adenylyltransferase/Nudix hydroxylase encodes MYDTAIYIGRFQPVHSGHVALLQRALASAAQVIVVVGSAWQARSPKNPFTWQEREAMLRAALPAADSARLQVLPVRDYYNEAVWVKAVRAGVAGLVPQGARIGLVGHFKDATSGYLRAFPGWELMHMERQGDIDATAVRDAYFGAAPGQAAQALAPLAAQLPAGTRAALERFARTPAYPALQEEWHMLRAYRESWSAAPYPPVFVTVDAVLRCQDHVLLIRRAHAPGKGQLAVPGGFIEPRETVWQSCLRELAEETHCDLTEEALRAALQEVAVFDHPDRSQRGRTLTHAHYFDLGQATGLPAVRADDDALEASWLPVGALREREEEFFEDHFHMLDHFLGLTPRP; translated from the coding sequence ATGTACGACACCGCCATCTACATCGGACGCTTTCAACCCGTGCACAGCGGCCATGTGGCACTGCTGCAGCGCGCACTCGCCAGCGCGGCGCAGGTCATCGTGGTGGTGGGCTCTGCCTGGCAGGCGCGCTCGCCCAAGAACCCCTTCACCTGGCAGGAGCGCGAGGCCATGCTGCGCGCCGCACTGCCCGCTGCCGACAGCGCGCGGCTGCAGGTGCTGCCTGTGCGCGACTACTACAACGAGGCTGTGTGGGTGAAAGCCGTGCGCGCCGGGGTGGCGGGCCTCGTGCCGCAAGGCGCGCGCATCGGCCTGGTGGGCCATTTCAAGGACGCCACCAGCGGCTACCTGCGCGCCTTTCCGGGCTGGGAGCTGATGCACATGGAGCGCCAAGGGGACATCGACGCCACTGCCGTGCGCGACGCCTACTTTGGCGCTGCCCCCGGGCAGGCGGCGCAGGCGCTGGCGCCACTGGCCGCACAGCTGCCTGCGGGCACCCGGGCGGCACTGGAGCGCTTTGCCCGCACACCGGCCTACCCCGCGCTGCAAGAGGAATGGCACATGCTGCGCGCGTACCGCGAATCCTGGTCCGCGGCGCCATATCCGCCAGTGTTTGTCACGGTCGATGCCGTGCTGCGCTGCCAGGACCATGTCCTGCTGATCCGTCGCGCCCACGCTCCGGGCAAGGGCCAGCTGGCCGTACCGGGTGGCTTCATCGAACCGCGCGAAACGGTGTGGCAGTCCTGCCTGCGCGAGCTGGCCGAAGAAACGCACTGCGACCTGACCGAAGAAGCCCTGCGCGCAGCGCTGCAGGAGGTCGCGGTATTTGATCACCCCGATCGGAGCCAGCGGGGGCGCACCCTTACCCACGCGCACTATTTCGATCTAGGCCAGGCCACTGGTTTGCCTGCCGTGCGCGCTGACGATGACGCACTGGAAGCCAGCTGGCTGCCCGTTGGCGCACTGCGCGAACGCGAGGAAGAGTTCTTTGAGGACCACTTCCACATGCTGGACCACTTTCTCGGTCTGACACCGCGGCCCTGA
- a CDS encoding hemerythrin domain-containing protein, translating into MSAARSMEGLNIFEALRESHERQRTLYRQLVETSGDTPERRDLFQQLKEELLAHELAEERHFYIPLMAQDAGVDLSRHAIAEHHQLDELVESLQDTELASPVWLVLAKKLAHQVEHHLTEEEHKFFQMAGKLLTEPQKTSLAKAYLASYEEAKATTA; encoded by the coding sequence ATGAGCGCGGCCCGATCCATGGAAGGCCTCAACATCTTCGAAGCCCTGCGCGAGAGCCATGAACGCCAGCGCACCCTGTACCGGCAGCTGGTCGAAACCAGCGGCGACACGCCTGAGCGGCGCGATCTGTTCCAGCAACTCAAGGAGGAGCTGCTGGCCCATGAACTGGCCGAAGAGCGGCACTTCTACATCCCGCTGATGGCCCAGGATGCCGGTGTGGACCTGTCACGCCACGCGATTGCCGAGCACCACCAGCTCGACGAACTGGTGGAATCGCTGCAAGACACTGAACTTGCAAGCCCGGTCTGGCTGGTGCTGGCCAAGAAACTGGCCCACCAGGTCGAACACCACCTCACCGAAGAGGAGCACAAGTTCTTTCAGATGGCAGGCAAGCTGCTGACCGAGCCGCAAAAGACATCCCTGGCCAAGGCCTATCTGGCCAGCTACGAAGAAGCCAAGGCCACCACTGCCTGA
- a CDS encoding DUF1328 domain-containing protein yields the protein MLKYAIIFAVISLIAGALGFTGVAAGAAGIAKVLFVIFLVIAVVFVVLAMLGVGAARKVLRK from the coding sequence ATGCTCAAGTACGCCATCATCTTTGCCGTCATTTCGCTGATTGCCGGGGCACTGGGCTTCACCGGCGTGGCAGCCGGGGCGGCGGGCATCGCGAAGGTGCTGTTTGTCATCTTCCTGGTCATCGCCGTGGTCTTCGTGGTACTGGCGATGCTGGGCGTGGGCGCAGCGCGCAAGGTGCTGCGCAAATGA
- the groES gene encoding co-chaperone GroES, protein MNLRPLNDRVIVKRIESETKTASGIVIPDNAAEKPDQGEVLAVGPGKHDEDGDRIAMSVKVGDRVLFGKYSGQTVKVNGDELLVMKEDDLFAVVEK, encoded by the coding sequence ATGAACCTTCGCCCTCTGAACGACCGTGTGATCGTCAAGCGCATCGAAAGCGAAACGAAGACCGCCTCCGGCATCGTCATCCCCGACAACGCAGCCGAGAAGCCCGATCAGGGCGAAGTGCTGGCCGTGGGCCCAGGCAAGCACGACGAGGACGGCGACCGCATTGCCATGAGCGTGAAGGTCGGCGACCGCGTTCTGTTCGGCAAGTACTCGGGCCAGACCGTCAAGGTCAACGGCGACGAGCTGCTGGTCATGAAGGAAGACGATTTGTTTGCAGTGGTCGAGAAGTAA
- the groL gene encoding chaperonin GroEL (60 kDa chaperone family; promotes refolding of misfolded polypeptides especially under stressful conditions; forms two stacked rings of heptamers to form a barrel-shaped 14mer; ends can be capped by GroES; misfolded proteins enter the barrel where they are refolded when GroES binds), with protein sequence MAAKDVVFGGEARARMVEGVNILANAVKVTLGPKGRNVVLERSFGAPTVTKDGVSVAKEIELKDKLQNMGAQLVKEVASKTSDNAGDGTTTATVLAQAIVREGFKYVAAGINPMDLKRGIDKAVTALVEELKKASKPTTTSKEIAQVGSISANSDETIGKLIADAMDKVGKEGVITVEDGKSLDSELDVVEGMQFDRGYLSPYFINNPEKQSAILDNPFVLLFDKKISNIRDLLPTLEQVAKAGRPLLIIAEEVEGEALATLVVNTIRGILKVVAVKAPGFGDRRKAMLEDIAILTGGKVIAEEVGLTLEKVTLADLGQAKRIEVGKENTIIIDGAGAAADIEARVKQVRVQIEEATSDYDREKLQERVAKLAGGVAVIKVGAATEVEMKEKKARVEDALHATRAAVEEGVVAGGGVALLRAKQAVGDRVKGDNADQEAGIKLVLKAIEAPLREIVNNAGGEASVVVNAVLAGKGNFGFNAANDSYGDMLELGILDPTKVTRTALQNAASVASLLLTTECMVAEAPKDESGAGGAGMPDMGGMGGMGGMGM encoded by the coding sequence ATGGCAGCAAAAGACGTAGTTTTCGGCGGCGAAGCCCGCGCTCGCATGGTTGAAGGCGTGAACATCCTGGCCAACGCGGTCAAGGTCACGTTGGGCCCCAAGGGTCGCAATGTGGTGCTGGAGCGCTCGTTCGGCGCCCCTACCGTGACCAAGGACGGTGTGTCCGTGGCCAAGGAAATCGAACTCAAGGACAAGCTGCAAAACATGGGCGCCCAGCTCGTGAAGGAAGTGGCTTCCAAGACCAGCGACAACGCTGGTGACGGCACCACCACCGCGACCGTGCTGGCACAAGCCATCGTGCGCGAAGGCTTCAAGTACGTGGCCGCCGGTATCAACCCGATGGATCTGAAGCGCGGTATCGACAAGGCCGTGACGGCCCTGGTCGAAGAGCTGAAGAAGGCTTCCAAGCCCACCACCACTTCCAAGGAAATCGCACAGGTCGGCTCGATCTCTGCCAACTCCGACGAAACCATCGGCAAGCTGATCGCTGACGCCATGGACAAGGTTGGCAAGGAAGGCGTGATCACCGTGGAAGACGGCAAGTCGCTGGACAGCGAACTGGACGTCGTGGAAGGCATGCAGTTTGACCGCGGCTACCTGTCGCCCTACTTCATCAACAACCCAGAAAAGCAATCCGCCATCCTGGACAACCCCTTCGTGCTGCTGTTCGACAAGAAGATCAGCAACATCCGTGACCTGCTGCCCACGCTGGAGCAAGTTGCCAAGGCTGGCCGTCCGCTGCTGATCATTGCTGAAGAAGTCGAAGGCGAAGCCCTGGCTACCTTGGTCGTGAACACCATCCGCGGCATCCTGAAGGTGGTGGCTGTCAAGGCTCCTGGCTTTGGCGACCGTCGCAAGGCCATGCTGGAAGACATCGCCATCCTGACGGGCGGCAAGGTCATCGCTGAAGAAGTGGGCCTGACGCTCGAGAAGGTGACCCTGGCCGACCTGGGCCAGGCCAAGCGCATCGAAGTGGGCAAGGAAAACACCATCATCATCGACGGCGCTGGCGCTGCTGCTGACATCGAAGCCCGCGTCAAGCAAGTGCGCGTGCAGATCGAAGAAGCCACGAGCGACTACGACCGCGAAAAGCTGCAAGAGCGCGTGGCCAAGCTGGCTGGCGGCGTGGCCGTGATCAAGGTTGGCGCAGCCACCGAAGTCGAAATGAAGGAAAAGAAGGCCCGCGTGGAAGACGCACTGCACGCCACGCGCGCAGCTGTGGAAGAAGGCGTTGTGGCCGGTGGTGGCGTGGCCCTGCTGCGTGCCAAGCAAGCCGTGGGCGACCGCGTCAAGGGTGACAACGCTGACCAGGAAGCCGGTATCAAGCTGGTGCTCAAGGCCATCGAAGCGCCCCTGCGCGAAATCGTGAACAACGCCGGTGGCGAAGCCTCGGTGGTGGTGAACGCTGTGTTGGCCGGCAAGGGCAACTTCGGCTTCAACGCTGCCAACGACAGCTACGGCGACATGCTCGAGCTGGGCATTCTGGACCCCACGAAGGTCACCCGCACGGCCCTGCAGAACGCTGCCTCCGTGGCATCGCTGCTGCTGACGACCGAGTGCATGGTTGCCGAAGCCCCGAAGGACGAGTCTGGCGCCGGCGGCGCAGGCATGCCTGACATGGGTGGCATGGGTGGCATGGGCGGCATGGGCATGTAA